One part of the Actinotignum schaalii genome encodes these proteins:
- a CDS encoding MBL fold metallo-hydrolase has translation MIFLRYSDTALEANCYIMADPTHRVALVVDAGAGSAPWVERTLASRHLRLGAVLATHGHGDHVWDAGVVAGSSAPCYIAEGDAYRLDNPIANAFYAPLVLAATGGRSWVKPEKIVPLPEEIYGEGTELVPGVHLRAIATPGHTEGSTVFLFSGRFESDPETPQLPDWGFGENFMITGDVLFRDGVGRTDLAGGNDAQMRASLRTIVAEVDGSTIFFPGHGKPSTLARELKASPYLRAYIAMK, from the coding sequence ATGATTTTCTTGCGGTATTCCGATACTGCCCTGGAGGCGAATTGCTATATTATGGCCGACCCTACTCACCGGGTCGCCCTGGTTGTTGATGCGGGAGCGGGAAGCGCGCCCTGGGTGGAGCGCACCCTGGCCTCCCGTCACCTGCGCCTGGGCGCGGTGCTGGCAACCCACGGGCACGGGGATCACGTATGGGATGCCGGGGTAGTAGCCGGCTCGAGCGCACCGTGTTATATCGCCGAAGGTGATGCCTACCGGCTGGATAATCCCATTGCCAATGCTTTTTACGCTCCGCTCGTCCTGGCTGCTACCGGGGGGCGCTCCTGGGTGAAACCGGAGAAGATCGTGCCCCTTCCCGAAGAGATATACGGGGAAGGAACGGAGCTGGTTCCCGGCGTGCACCTGCGCGCCATCGCCACCCCCGGGCATACCGAAGGCTCGACCGTTTTCCTCTTCTCGGGGCGTTTCGAATCCGATCCGGAAACTCCGCAGCTTCCCGATTGGGGCTTCGGGGAGAATTTCATGATTACCGGAGATGTACTCTTCCGCGACGGGGTGGGCCGCACCGACCTCGCGGGCGGGAACGATGCGCAGATGCGCGCCTCCTTGCGCACTATCGTTGCCGAAGTGGACGGCTCCACGATTTTCTTCCCCGGCCACGGCAAACCCTCCACCCTGGCGCGCGAACTCAAAGCCTCGCCGTACCTGCGCGCCTATATTGCGATGAAGTGA
- the hisS gene encoding histidine--tRNA ligase encodes MKIAPISGFPEWLPQARIVEQNVLDTLRSTFELHGFSGVETRAVEPMDQLLRKGETSKEVYVLRRLQGEEGQDSGLGLHFDLTVPLARYVLENAGKLDFPFKRYQIQKVWRGERPQDGRFREFYQADVDVVGQDTLAFHHDIELPLVMVDALSKLPIPRVRVRASNRKLAQGFYEAIGLENTEETLRILDKLDKVGPQVVTDLLSEHVGASEEQAKLALSLAGITTEDASFVDKVRALGASSSLLDEGLEELATLVTEANSLIPGSVSADLSIARGLDYYTGSVFESTVEGHEDLGSVCSGGRYDNLATAGNRSYPGVGLSIGVSRLLARFLHQDLLRASRKVPTAVYVAVNDESERHHASTIAARLRARGIPADVSHNATKFGKQIKAADKRGIPFVWFTTSEGEQVRDVRSGTQVPADPDTWTPPEEDRFPRVIMP; translated from the coding sequence ATGAAAATTGCGCCGATCTCCGGTTTCCCCGAATGGCTTCCGCAAGCCCGTATCGTGGAGCAGAACGTTCTTGACACCCTGCGCTCCACCTTTGAACTGCACGGTTTTTCGGGGGTGGAAACTCGCGCCGTCGAACCTATGGATCAGCTGCTGCGCAAGGGCGAAACCTCCAAAGAAGTGTATGTGCTGCGCCGCCTCCAGGGGGAGGAGGGCCAGGATTCCGGCCTTGGCCTCCACTTCGATCTCACCGTGCCGCTGGCCCGCTACGTGCTCGAGAACGCCGGGAAGCTCGATTTCCCCTTCAAGCGCTACCAGATCCAAAAGGTCTGGCGCGGTGAACGCCCCCAGGATGGGCGTTTCCGGGAGTTTTACCAGGCTGATGTTGATGTGGTTGGCCAGGATACCCTCGCCTTCCACCACGATATTGAGCTGCCCCTCGTCATGGTGGATGCGCTGAGCAAGCTCCCCATCCCGCGGGTGCGGGTGCGCGCCTCGAACCGCAAACTTGCCCAGGGCTTCTACGAAGCCATCGGCCTGGAAAATACCGAGGAAACCCTGCGTATCCTCGATAAGCTCGACAAGGTCGGCCCGCAGGTGGTGACCGATCTGCTTTCCGAACACGTGGGAGCAAGCGAGGAGCAGGCGAAACTTGCCTTGAGTTTGGCGGGTATCACCACCGAAGATGCCTCGTTCGTTGACAAAGTCCGCGCGCTCGGTGCGTCGTCGTCGCTCTTGGATGAAGGTCTGGAAGAACTCGCAACGCTCGTGACCGAAGCGAATTCTCTTATCCCCGGGTCGGTGAGCGCGGATCTGTCCATCGCGCGCGGTCTGGACTATTACACCGGTTCCGTTTTCGAATCGACGGTGGAAGGGCACGAAGATCTCGGCTCGGTGTGTTCGGGCGGGCGTTACGATAACCTGGCTACGGCCGGGAACCGCAGCTATCCGGGCGTGGGGCTGTCCATCGGGGTCTCGCGCCTGCTCGCGCGCTTCCTGCACCAGGATCTGCTGCGCGCCAGCCGCAAGGTTCCCACGGCCGTGTACGTGGCGGTTAATGATGAATCCGAGCGGCATCACGCCTCCACCATCGCGGCGCGCCTGCGTGCCCGCGGTATTCCCGCGGACGTTTCGCATAACGCCACGAAATTCGGGAAGCAGATTAAGGCTGCCGATAAGCGCGGCATTCCTTTTGTGTGGTTTACGACGTCGGAAGGTGAACAGGTCCGTGATGTGCGCTCGGGCACCCAGGTCCCCGCTGACCCGGATACCTGGACTCCGCCGGAAGAAGATCGCTTCCCGCGGGTGATTATGCCGTGA
- a CDS encoding dynamin family protein, with protein sequence MSRLPSLERVRQALGNLSFPLPTPSAADGRDARTDGLHQLDDYVLPRLRCLDAPLVAVVGGSTGSGKSALVNALVGAPVTPSSALRPTTRIPVLAHAPGEEAWFSDDRIFPGLARLSGDGAALADERFGTGAATVVNDGAAAASSAPAARASGDIRLVESPQVPRGLALVDSPDIDSVEGDNRRLAGQLLQAADLWIFVTTAARYSDAIPWALLDEAAARNIVIAVVLNRVPVGDAAAIRPDLIRRLEERGLSSAPLFVITEYPGAPGIPEADVAPLREWLAGLARDERSRASVARQTLSGALGSLADTCAQARASYREQVEEAKRLEADVTAALKETRASIESAIADGTVLRGEVLRRWHEMLGSGQWARALQSGVTRWRDRLSLRRTTGRDSNEESVGEAIEDSLTEMLLTADASLATRLATELERSAAGAGIVLAVEARGVDTVAGNNASAADTGRDTAARSADTAAHPHAAARREAAGALVRDWRRSLMDMLGERGRGKQLTARILSLGINAVGVALMLVVFAHTAGLTGGEVAIAGGTAVVAQRVLEAIFGDDAVRRMAIAATEDLLGRTDEFFAATTAPYREEIARLGISTDALNELDEAMRSAEGRRGWISPLD encoded by the coding sequence GTGAGTCGCCTGCCTTCCCTCGAGCGGGTCCGCCAGGCGCTGGGAAACCTGAGCTTCCCGCTGCCCACCCCGAGCGCGGCCGACGGGCGCGATGCCCGCACGGACGGGTTGCACCAACTCGATGATTACGTGCTCCCGCGCCTGCGCTGCCTGGATGCGCCGCTGGTGGCGGTGGTGGGCGGCTCCACCGGTTCGGGTAAATCCGCCCTGGTGAACGCCCTGGTGGGTGCCCCGGTCACCCCGTCCTCGGCGCTGCGCCCCACCACCCGGATCCCGGTGCTCGCCCACGCTCCCGGGGAGGAGGCGTGGTTTTCCGACGACCGTATTTTCCCCGGGCTCGCGCGCCTGAGCGGCGACGGCGCCGCGCTTGCGGACGAACGTTTCGGCACCGGCGCAGCTACTGTTGTGAACGACGGCGCAGCTGCGGCTAGCAGCGCTCCGGCAGCGCGGGCAAGTGGCGACATTCGCCTGGTGGAATCGCCTCAGGTGCCGCGCGGGCTGGCGCTGGTGGACTCCCCGGATATCGACTCGGTCGAGGGGGATAACCGCAGGCTGGCCGGGCAGCTGCTCCAGGCTGCTGATCTGTGGATTTTTGTTACCACCGCCGCGCGCTACTCGGATGCGATTCCCTGGGCCCTTCTGGATGAGGCCGCTGCGCGCAATATTGTTATCGCCGTGGTTCTCAATCGGGTTCCGGTGGGGGATGCCGCGGCGATTCGCCCCGATCTCATCCGCCGGCTCGAAGAACGCGGCCTGAGCAGCGCCCCGCTTTTTGTTATCACGGAGTACCCGGGGGCGCCGGGCATTCCGGAAGCCGATGTGGCTCCGCTACGCGAATGGCTCGCCGGGCTCGCCCGCGATGAACGCTCGCGCGCCTCAGTGGCGCGCCAAACCCTTTCCGGGGCGCTCGGCAGCCTGGCTGACACCTGCGCGCAGGCGCGCGCCTCGTACCGCGAACAGGTTGAGGAAGCCAAGCGTTTAGAAGCGGATGTCACCGCCGCGCTGAAAGAAACGCGCGCCAGTATCGAGTCCGCTATTGCGGATGGCACCGTGCTGCGCGGCGAGGTGCTGCGCCGCTGGCACGAGATGCTCGGCAGCGGGCAGTGGGCCCGCGCCCTGCAATCCGGCGTGACGCGCTGGCGGGACCGGCTGAGCCTGCGGCGCACCACTGGCCGAGATTCGAACGAGGAGTCCGTGGGGGAGGCCATCGAAGATTCCCTCACCGAGATGCTCCTCACCGCGGACGCCAGCCTCGCCACCCGCCTTGCCACCGAATTAGAACGCAGCGCGGCCGGAGCCGGAATCGTCCTCGCGGTTGAAGCCCGCGGGGTAGATACCGTGGCCGGTAATAATGCTTCGGCGGCAGATACCGGGCGTGATACCGCGGCCCGGAGTGCGGATACCGCGGCCCATCCTCATGCCGCGGCGCGCCGGGAAGCCGCCGGGGCCCTGGTGCGCGATTGGCGCCGCTCCCTCATGGATATGCTCGGCGAGCGTGGACGCGGCAAACAGCTCACCGCACGCATCCTCTCCCTCGGCATCAACGCGGTGGGCGTGGCGCTTATGCTCGTCGTTTTCGCCCACACCGCCGGCCTCACCGGCGGGGAAGTCGCGATCGCCGGGGGAACGGCCGTGGTGGCGCAGCGCGTTTTGGAAGCTATTTTCGGCGACGACGCCGTTCGCCGCATGGCCATCGCCGCTACTGAGGATCTCCTCGGGCGCACCGACGAGTTCTTCGCGGCCACCACCGCACCCTACCGAGAGGAAATCGCACGCTTGGGAATCAGCACGGATGCTCTAAACGAGCTGGACGAGGCGATGCGCAGCGCGGAAGGGAGGCGCGGATGGATCTCCCCACTGGATTAA
- a CDS encoding dynamin family protein: MDLPTGLKNLEQALDLGGDYLDESVRSRARDVLDRARQRGLVGTERTVVALAGATGSGKSSLLNAIVGQEVAGVAATRPATRAPLGVSGRHASDVLDWLGVRERKVLLQLAPDTTANLVLVDLPDIDSTADTHRAQAERIIARADVVIWVLDPQKYADAVVHEDFLAAMGEYHSSLLIVINQVDRLGAADEQAIVADLGRILAAEGVSADIVAASALTGRGIDEIRGALVEIAAGKSAAAEKLAADVRTAGAALTENLIDQGGYPRDLTDIAGVDELVASLARAGGLRAAAREAAGHYRRAARRATAWPLLRGWGRQARPGSTNVGGNGSGADAVLSPTAGVTSHLVGSSYVAGSSDAVASSGAVEKTRVALAEFTAQATRFLPRAWRGAVRDENSRQAARLADSVARIIARESQSWHRPRWWGCVAALQWLAFAALVLGALGLAAGIITGAGGVTLPLGLRRTSLICLGAGVVCGVVVSMIARAARTRGAQRLERQVITRARAAIETEVRENVLAPFRAEMERYRDFARAVASLMRVSA; the protein is encoded by the coding sequence ATGGATCTCCCCACTGGATTAAAAAACCTGGAGCAGGCCCTGGACCTGGGCGGTGACTACCTTGATGAATCGGTACGTAGCCGGGCCCGCGATGTACTTGACCGGGCGCGCCAGCGCGGACTTGTGGGAACCGAACGCACCGTGGTAGCCCTGGCAGGTGCTACCGGCTCGGGTAAATCATCCCTGCTCAACGCCATTGTTGGGCAGGAGGTAGCCGGAGTGGCCGCCACCCGGCCGGCCACCCGCGCACCCCTCGGGGTCTCGGGGCGTCACGCCTCCGATGTGCTCGATTGGCTCGGGGTGCGCGAACGCAAAGTTCTACTCCAGCTAGCTCCCGATACCACCGCGAACCTGGTGCTCGTGGACCTGCCCGATATTGACTCCACGGCGGATACCCACCGGGCTCAGGCCGAGCGTATTATCGCCCGGGCCGATGTGGTGATCTGGGTCCTCGACCCGCAAAAATACGCCGATGCCGTGGTGCACGAAGATTTCCTGGCCGCGATGGGGGAATATCATTCCTCCCTGCTCATCGTTATCAACCAGGTGGATCGCCTGGGGGCGGCCGATGAACAAGCGATTGTGGCGGATCTGGGGCGTATCCTCGCCGCGGAAGGGGTAAGCGCGGATATTGTGGCGGCCTCCGCGCTCACCGGGCGTGGCATCGACGAGATCCGCGGGGCGCTCGTAGAAATCGCGGCGGGGAAGAGCGCCGCGGCGGAAAAGCTCGCCGCGGATGTGAGAACCGCGGGAGCCGCGCTCACGGAGAACCTCATTGACCAAGGCGGGTATCCGCGTGACCTCACCGATATTGCCGGGGTAGACGAGCTTGTTGCCAGCCTGGCTCGCGCGGGCGGGCTTAGGGCCGCAGCCCGTGAAGCGGCAGGCCACTACCGCAGGGCCGCGCGCCGCGCCACCGCCTGGCCGTTGCTGCGCGGATGGGGCAGGCAAGCCCGTCCCGGCAGCACGAACGTTGGCGGGAACGGAAGCGGTGCGGATGCTGTGCTGAGTCCCACAGCGGGAGTCACGTCTCATTTGGTAGGCAGCTCATATGTGGCAGGCAGCTCTGATGCGGTGGCCAGCTCCGGAGCGGTGGAAAAAACTCGGGTAGCTCTAGCGGAATTTACGGCCCAGGCCACCCGTTTCCTCCCGCGTGCCTGGCGCGGGGCGGTGCGGGATGAAAATTCCCGGCAGGCCGCGCGGCTTGCCGATAGCGTTGCCCGGATTATTGCGCGGGAAAGCCAGAGCTGGCATAGGCCCCGCTGGTGGGGCTGCGTCGCTGCCCTCCAATGGCTCGCTTTCGCCGCTCTGGTGCTGGGCGCGCTAGGACTAGCCGCCGGAATCATCACCGGGGCCGGGGGAGTAACCCTCCCGCTGGGGCTGCGCCGAACGAGTCTTATCTGCTTGGGGGCCGGCGTGGTGTGCGGCGTCGTCGTAAGTATGATCGCGCGGGCCGCGCGCACGCGGGGAGCGCAGCGCCTGGAACGGCAGGTGATCACTCGGGCACGTGCCGCTATTGAAACGGAAGTTCGCGAAAATGTACTGGCGCCGTTCCGCGCGGAAATGGAACGCTACCGAGACTTTGCGCGCGCCGTGGCATCATTAATGCGGGTGTCTGCCTGA
- a CDS encoding arginine repressor: protein MTAGIPSSRTARQGLIASILDAHLIGSQNELREYLIRVGVDVTQATLSRDLDDLGAVKIRVDGSMAYRIADQTMDTGERLARWAREILLSAECALNQIVLRTPPGAAQLLAAGIDRARLDGVLGCVAGDDTVLVIARSEERAVEIRQHLLAMGEKKE from the coding sequence GTGACCGCCGGAATTCCTTCGAGTCGCACTGCCCGCCAAGGGCTTATCGCCTCGATTCTGGATGCTCATCTCATCGGTTCCCAAAATGAACTGCGGGAGTATCTCATACGTGTCGGGGTGGATGTCACCCAGGCTACGCTCTCCCGCGATTTAGACGATTTAGGGGCCGTTAAGATCCGGGTGGACGGATCGATGGCATATCGCATCGCTGACCAGACGATGGATACGGGGGAGCGCCTGGCGCGGTGGGCTCGTGAAATACTGCTCAGCGCCGAATGCGCTCTCAACCAGATCGTGCTGCGCACCCCGCCCGGGGCCGCGCAGCTACTCGCCGCCGGGATTGACCGGGCGCGCCTGGATGGTGTGCTCGGTTGCGTTGCCGGAGATGACACCGTGCTGGTTATTGCCCGCAGCGAAGAACGCGCGGTAGAGATCAGGCAACACCTCCTCGCGATGGGGGAGAAAAAGGAGTAA
- a CDS encoding argininosuccinate synthase yields MAKERVVLAYSGGLDTSVAIGWIGERTGAEVITVAVDVGQGGEDLETIRQRALDCGAVEAYIADARDEFASEYCMPALKAGALYMDAYPLISAISRPVIVKHLVAAARQFGATTVAHGCTGKGNDQVRFENGITQLGPDLACLSPVRDLALTREFAIDYANKHNLPIETTHHNPFSIDQNVWGRAIETGYLEDLWNAPTKDVYTYTDDPTYPPLPDEVIITFEGGIPVKIDGEAVTPLQAIEQLNKRAGKQGIGRIDVVEDRYVGIKSREIYEAPGAMALLTAHKELENVTMDREQARFKRTVTDRWADIVYEGQWFSPLKRSLDAYIEDTQRYVSGDIRMVMHGGRATVTGRRSDASLYDFNLATYDAGDSFDQSHAKGFIELTGLPAKLAAARDVTFGRGVAIPPARLN; encoded by the coding sequence ATGGCGAAGGAGCGGGTAGTTCTCGCCTATTCGGGCGGACTGGATACCTCGGTGGCGATCGGCTGGATCGGGGAGCGAACCGGAGCCGAAGTCATCACGGTCGCCGTGGATGTGGGCCAGGGCGGCGAGGATCTGGAGACCATTCGCCAGCGCGCCCTCGATTGCGGGGCCGTGGAAGCCTATATCGCCGATGCCCGCGATGAATTCGCCAGCGAGTACTGCATGCCGGCCCTCAAGGCCGGGGCGCTTTACATGGACGCCTACCCGCTTATTTCCGCTATTTCCCGCCCGGTTATCGTCAAGCACCTGGTGGCCGCGGCCCGGCAATTCGGGGCCACCACGGTGGCGCACGGATGCACTGGGAAAGGTAATGACCAGGTCCGTTTCGAAAACGGCATTACCCAATTGGGACCGGATCTGGCCTGCCTATCCCCGGTGCGCGATCTCGCGCTCACCCGCGAATTCGCTATTGATTACGCGAATAAGCACAATTTGCCCATCGAAACCACCCACCATAATCCCTTCTCCATTGATCAGAATGTGTGGGGCCGGGCTATTGAAACCGGGTACCTCGAAGACCTGTGGAATGCACCCACCAAGGATGTGTATACCTACACGGACGATCCGACTTACCCGCCGCTGCCCGATGAAGTGATCATCACTTTTGAGGGTGGTATTCCGGTCAAAATCGACGGCGAAGCCGTAACCCCGCTGCAAGCTATTGAACAACTCAATAAGCGAGCTGGAAAGCAGGGGATTGGCCGGATCGACGTGGTTGAAGACCGCTACGTTGGCATCAAGTCCCGTGAGATTTACGAGGCACCGGGCGCCATGGCGCTGCTCACCGCCCATAAAGAGCTGGAAAACGTGACCATGGATCGCGAGCAGGCCCGCTTCAAGCGCACCGTCACGGATCGCTGGGCGGATATCGTATACGAAGGCCAGTGGTTCTCCCCGCTCAAGCGCTCCCTCGATGCCTATATCGAAGATACCCAGCGCTATGTCTCCGGTGATATTCGTATGGTTATGCATGGCGGGCGCGCCACCGTGACCGGGCGGCGTTCGGACGCCTCCCTCTACGATTTCAACCTGGCTACCTACGATGCTGGTGACTCCTTCGACCAGTCCCACGCCAAGGGCTTCATCGAGCTGACCGGGCTGCCGGCCAAGCTCGCCGCCGCCCGCGACGTAACCTTCGGGCGCGGGGTGGCTATCCCGCCGGCGCGGCTGAACTAA
- a CDS encoding MFS transporter, which produces MENTRYFTIPGSDRTYDRNKLLVVLIVALVMSLIQVSSVNNLLPIIETGLNAGRGDIQWVLSGYSLAFGLLLVPAGRMGDIFGRSSLWMIGMAVFTLGSLLCGVASDALILNIARALQGIGSGIFSPQVTGMIMQYFDGHARAKAFAYMGLAISASVAVGPLLSGSLVQLFGPVGWRWSFILNVPLGLLGLGLGIFLLPFLKERRAIGDDAAKIDAAYRAEMERRGQPVGRRRGHRLDLDPMGMTLLTLAVLCLMLPFMSHFAWRWALLGGGALLGLAWVLWEHSYAKRGRIPMVNLRLFRIESFSFCTSITAIQFLGTTSVFVVLAMYLQQGMGFNALQAGLLGLPNAIASAYASVWAGRYAVAWGRHVQAGAFALALVSLASSIPLAAGVAYAGWSPWWISLPICVFGFGIGVIGSVNQTQAMIDVPRAHGGTAGGVQQTSQRITTAIGNAMVTAILFAFVNEGTPRGDGAWFTGYAASMGTICVIVALALTVSIIFMRRPASPAMLRAREGK; this is translated from the coding sequence ATGGAAAATACACGTTATTTCACGATTCCGGGTTCGGACCGAACGTATGACCGCAATAAGCTCCTCGTGGTGCTCATCGTTGCGCTGGTCATGTCGCTTATCCAGGTCAGCTCGGTCAATAATCTGCTTCCCATTATCGAAACGGGTCTGAATGCCGGCCGCGGCGATATTCAATGGGTGCTCTCCGGCTATTCCCTAGCCTTCGGGCTGCTCCTGGTGCCCGCCGGCCGCATGGGCGATATTTTCGGGCGTTCTTCGCTGTGGATGATCGGGATGGCGGTGTTCACGCTCGGCTCCCTGCTGTGCGGGGTTGCCAGCGACGCCCTCATCCTCAATATCGCGCGAGCCCTCCAGGGCATCGGTTCGGGGATTTTCTCGCCCCAGGTCACCGGCATGATTATGCAGTATTTCGACGGGCACGCCCGCGCGAAAGCTTTTGCCTATATGGGCCTGGCCATTTCCGCTTCGGTGGCCGTGGGGCCGCTGCTCTCGGGTAGCCTCGTGCAGCTCTTCGGCCCGGTGGGCTGGCGGTGGTCCTTTATTCTCAACGTCCCGCTTGGCTTGCTTGGTTTGGGGCTGGGTATTTTCTTGCTGCCGTTCCTGAAGGAACGGCGCGCTATTGGCGACGACGCCGCTAAGATCGACGCCGCCTACCGGGCGGAAATGGAACGCCGGGGCCAACCGGTTGGCCGCCGGCGCGGGCATCGCCTCGACCTTGACCCGATGGGAATGACCCTGCTGACCCTCGCGGTGCTCTGCCTCATGCTGCCCTTTATGTCTCATTTCGCCTGGCGCTGGGCGCTGCTGGGCGGCGGGGCTCTCCTCGGCCTGGCCTGGGTGCTCTGGGAGCATTCTTATGCCAAGCGCGGGCGTATCCCCATGGTCAATTTGCGCCTTTTCCGCATTGAATCCTTCAGCTTCTGCACCTCAATTACCGCGATCCAATTCCTGGGAACCACCTCTGTTTTCGTGGTGCTGGCGATGTATCTCCAGCAGGGTATGGGATTCAATGCCTTGCAGGCCGGGTTGCTCGGCTTGCCCAATGCGATTGCTTCGGCCTACGCCTCGGTGTGGGCGGGGCGTTACGCGGTGGCCTGGGGCCGGCATGTCCAGGCCGGGGCTTTCGCGCTCGCGCTGGTCTCGCTCGCTTCCAGTATTCCGCTGGCCGCCGGGGTCGCGTACGCGGGCTGGAGCCCGTGGTGGATTTCCCTGCCGATCTGCGTTTTCGGCTTCGGCATTGGCGTGATCGGTTCGGTCAACCAGACCCAGGCGATGATCGACGTTCCGCGCGCCCACGGCGGTACCGCGGGCGGGGTCCAGCAGACCAGCCAGCGTATTACCACCGCCATTGGCAATGCCATGGTGACCGCGATCCTCTTCGCTTTCGTCAACGAGGGCACTCCGCGCGGGGACGGGGCTTGGTTCACCGGCTACGCGGCTTCCATGGGGACGATCTGCGTTATCGTGGCGCTCGCCCTCACCGTCTCGATTATTTTCATGCGGCGGCCCGCCTCACCGGCGATGTTGCGCGCCCGCGAAGGGAAGTAA
- a CDS encoding nitroreductase family protein codes for MDTSQKTSEETLPAGGDANGTAGDAVRDAAAATLRTQLNHRTIRDFDGRPLGEELTATLVNAALHAATSQGMQYATIIRVQDPARRQAIAEVCTQAYVAQAPELWIFVADTRRAWRVCQEQGGEGAGARSYDAFNAAVADCMIAAQNTVVAAESHGLGTTYLGSILNDAERICQVLELPELTFPVIGLIMGYPNQERIPELKPRMDAGLRVFTDHYQEPESAVESLREYDAAIAPWVDIRYGKPVGPFTEYVPTRLSGSVARRGRLLAAIGAQGFDVVLPAGK; via the coding sequence ATGGATACTTCACAAAAAACTTCAGAAGAAACGCTTCCCGCGGGCGGTGATGCGAACGGCACCGCGGGCGATGCTGTTCGCGACGCTGCCGCGGCGACCCTCCGCACCCAACTTAACCACCGCACCATCCGCGATTTCGACGGCCGGCCCCTCGGCGAAGAACTCACCGCCACCCTGGTGAACGCGGCCCTGCACGCTGCCACCTCGCAGGGCATGCAATACGCCACCATTATTCGAGTCCAGGATCCGGCCCGCCGCCAGGCCATTGCGGAGGTGTGCACCCAGGCTTACGTGGCGCAGGCACCCGAATTGTGGATTTTTGTGGCGGATACCCGCCGCGCCTGGCGCGTCTGCCAGGAGCAGGGTGGCGAAGGCGCGGGCGCCCGTAGTTACGATGCCTTTAACGCCGCGGTTGCGGATTGCATGATCGCGGCGCAGAACACCGTGGTGGCCGCGGAAAGCCACGGTTTGGGTACCACCTACCTCGGTTCTATTTTGAACGACGCCGAACGTATCTGCCAGGTGCTTGAGCTGCCCGAACTCACGTTCCCGGTTATCGGCCTCATTATGGGTTATCCCAATCAGGAGCGGATTCCGGAGCTCAAACCCCGTATGGATGCCGGCTTGCGCGTATTCACCGACCATTACCAGGAACCGGAATCGGCGGTGGAATCGCTGCGGGAGTACGACGCCGCCATCGCGCCCTGGGTTGATATTCGCTACGGAAAGCCGGTTGGGCCCTTCACCGAGTATGTGCCCACCCGCCTGAGCGGCTCGGTGGCGCGGCGCGGGCGACTGCTGGCAGCCATTGGGGCACAGGGCTTTGACGTGGTACTTCCCGCGGGAAAGTAG